A portion of the Nomia melanderi isolate GNS246 chromosome 2, iyNomMela1, whole genome shotgun sequence genome contains these proteins:
- the Rbcn-3B gene encoding WD repeat-containing protein Rbcn-3B isoform X13 has translation MTVGTSLVVPIVLWGRIAPTHCISCIYLSRDQKTLVTGCYDGQICLWQVDPEVLKMTPRCLLVGHTAPIMCLSRASVIMEQNYIVSSSESGEMCTWDLVDGKCREAVKLSSVHTQMLPYVSAGGEDVRLFCSGYYPEVLVMDPFSLEVLFTLSSRVNPDWISALHVLRPAKRKDDVVLALTTTGTVKVWTLLGHENRNSEPLYEHESKQIQCLNALAMTCCPYNQRTVLIVCSKDWQIYDAGDFSVLCSISAPHGERWMAGDFLAADRVIIWSDEGRGYLYKLPANKLKGKALSSSVADNKNYHTASVEYDQPYLYCTLTQPGDKPLSCPPAMRLVTVQKQNKTLKYLLRGDSEGVVVLWTVPEVTTQQLTQICQSDRSTPLSLPPAVKTSLTTAWKEMKPPPIGILDQLDSGDGHGIKLTASIYLPQQSRLVVGREDGSIIIVPATQTVMLQLLHGNHQQYDDWPPHQILLGHSGRVNCLLYPHGAAPRYDRVHLVSGSVDFAVCLWDLYAGTLIHRFCVHAGEITQLMVPPDNCSPRIQKCVCSVASDHSVTLLSLAERKCVVLASRHLFPVVTIKWRPLDDFMIVGCSDGAVYVWQMETGHLDRVLHGIIAEEVLYACDENTMTASGGSAAGGELGLANPAVHFFRGLRHRNLSAIRHATQRGLHQLQQLHGGQGPDHGNQIKAKGAPLMIQGFRSNPKDPESHILFFDIEALIVQLLSDEYGAMSPGSLEAQGLISASEYQKVAALTQSASPDAHKKIADFFGRVKDKAGDVERILKEKDRHGILAKMKEGAENVHTKIQAKVESVGLKPSTLDGKGENWNNSDAAKNNLKRNGAFNEPNATMEVAQLILSLLHSWGLDPDLDRVCEGKLGLLRPMVPVSFGVLSKGGYMSLLLPTWQTQLEPVGEPATQLEQRLPVELVRQERLTRAFTARAHWELSTTLTSNHLLAIVALANTLMSMNNATFVSEQERNRKMHRPGNRSAVSWNKAEEENEEIYTAQQAQIKQGWSLLATLHCVLLPDKVTAQGGAKTFKRPQVEMMARRWQHQCLEIREAAQALLLAELTRMGPKGRKTLVDSWSQYLPMYSTQEPIAPQVQNQSPPASGSPVPTTETHQEEEDEEEELTEARKPSSVAELKRKQTTAVVLLGVIGAEFGQDVATMNQRRDNDQRRKSSIVEGFGIGNNDLARHTTMALTHLLHAPHSPKLPLHTALRRAAIDLIGRGFTVWELYLDVSKVLLGLLEMCCDADKLVPSMTYGLPLTPQADTCRTARHALTLIATARPAAFITTMAREVARYNTLQQNAQTLNVNMGASVLARAKPEILRIVEQLIDKMQSEMSDLLVEVMDIILHCLDPGHLKTKPLNDVFPAVCRFNQVSHCPATRRIAVGSRNGQLALYELRGNVKCQTVPAHSGSVTALAFSPEGKFLVSYSCTENKLCFWQQTSSGMFGLGNSQTRCVKSYSTAPINDVARLNPMRLARLIWINNRTVTLMLADGSETRFNV, from the exons atgacaGTTGGTACAAGTTTGGTAGTACCTATAGTCCTATGGGGTCGCATAGCTCCGACTCATTGCATTTCCTGTATTTATTTATCCCGAGATCAAAAAACTTTGGTAACAGGATGTTATGATGGTCAAATATGTTTGTGGCAAGTAGATCCTGAAGtattaaag ATGACTCCAAGATGTTTACTCGTTGGTCATACTGCTCCAATAATGTGCCTCAGTCGAGCAAGCGTTATTATGGAACAGAATTATATTGTTAGTAGCAGTGAAAGCGGGGAAATGTGTACTTGGGATTTAGTCGATGGAAAATGTAGAGAAGCTGTGAAACTTAGCAGTGTTCATACACAAATGTTGCCTTATGTCTCTGCTGGTGGAGAAGATGTTAGACTTTTTTGTTCTGG atattatCCTGAGGTTTTAGTAATGGACCCCTTCAGTTTGGAAGTTTTATTTACTCTGAGTTCACGTGTTAATCCCGATTGGATCAGTGCATTGCACGTTTTGCGGCCGGCCAAACGGAAAG ACGACGTTGTGCTGGCCTTAACAACAACTGGCACGGTGAAGGTGTGGACTCTTCTTGGACATGAGAATCGAAATAGCGAACCCCTTTATGAACATGAAAGTAAACAGATACAATGTCTTAATGCACTTGCGATGACCTGTTGTCCATATAATCAGAGGACTGTGTTAATCGTGTGTTCTAAAGACTGGCAG ATATATGATGCTGGTGATTTCTCAGTCCTGTGTTCAATTTCTGCACCTCATGGTGAACGATGGATGGCTGGAGATTTTCTAGCTGCAGATAGAGTCATTATTTGGAGTGATGAAGGTCGTGGTTACCTGTATAAATTACCAGCTAA CAAGCTGAAGGGCAAGGCTCTCAGCAG tAGCGTTGCAGACAATAAGAATTATCATACTGCAAGTGTTGAATATGACCAACCGTACTTGTACTGTACTCTGACACAACCCGGAGATAAG CCTTTATCGTGTCCACCAGCAATGCGATTAGTTACAGTTCAAAAGCAGaataaaacattaaagtatttattacgTGGTGATAGCGAGGGTGTTGTTGTTCTGTGGACAGTGCCAGAAGTAACGACTCAACAACTAACTCAAATCTGTCAAAGTGATCGCTCAACACCTCTCTCTTTGCCCCCAGCAGTAAAAACAAGTCTCACTACTGCTTGGAAAGAAATGAAACCACCACCGATTGGTATACTAGATCAACTAGACAGTGGAGACGGACatggtataaaattaacagCTAGCATATATTTACCACAACAAAGTCGCTTAGTTGTTGGTAGGGAAGACGGCAGTATTATCATTGTTCCTGCAACGCAAACAGTCATGCTGCAATTGCTTCATGGCAATCATCAGCAATATGAtg ATTGGCCTCCGCACCAAATACTTTTAGGCCATTCTGGTAGAGTGAATTGTCTTTTATATCCACATGGAGCTGCACCGCGTTACGATCGGGTACACCTTGTTTCCGGTTCTGTCGATTTTGCTGTTTGCCTATGGGATCTTTATGCTGGAACGCTAATTCATAGATTTTGCGTCCACGCTGGTGAAATTACACAATTAATGGTGCCACCTGATAATTGTAGT cCTAGAATACAAAAGTGCGTTTGCAGTGTTGCATCAGACCACAGTGTGACTTTATTGTCACTAGCAGAGAGAAAATGTGTTGTTCTTGCTTCTCGTCATCTGTTTCCAGTTGTTACAATAAAATGGAGACCACTGGATGACTTTATGATAGTAGGATGTTCAGACGGGGCTGTATACGTATGGCAAATGGAAACTGGTCACTTAGATCGTGTATTACATG GTATTATTGCTGAGGAGGTACTCTACGCTTGTGACGAAAATACAATGACAGCATCTGGTGGATCAGCTGCTGGTGGTGAATTAGGCTTAGCCAATCCTGCTGTGCATTTTTTTAG AGGCTTAAGACACAGAAATCTATCTGCGATCAGACATGCAACACAGAGGGGGTTGCATCAGTTACAACAACTTCATGGTGGGCAGGGACCCGACCATGGAAATCAAATAAAAGCAAAAGGCGCTCCCTTAATGATTCAAGGCTTCAGAAGTAATCCCAAAGATCCAGAaagtcatattttattttttgatatagAAGCTTTAATAG TGCAATTACTTAGCGATGAATATGGAGCAATGTCACCTGGTTCTTTGGAAGCACAAGGTCTAATTTCAGCTTCGGAGTATCAAAAGGTTGCAGCCCTTACACAATCTGCTAGCCCAGACGCTCACAAGAAAATTGCAG ACTTTTTTGGTCGTGTCAAGGATAAAGCAGGCGACGTTGAACGAATTTTAAAGGAAAAGGATCGTCACG GTATATTGGCTAAAATGAAGGAGGGTGCAGAGAACGTACACACTAAAATTCAGGCCAAAGTGGAAAGTGTTGGCCTCAAGCCGTCCACTCTTGACGGCAAAG GTGAAAACTGGAACAATAGTGATGCtgctaaaaataatttaaaacgaaatGGAGCTTTTAATGAACCAAATGCAACTATGGAAGTAGCTCAGCTTATATTGAGTCTGTTACATTCTTGGGGTTTGGATCCAGATTTGGACCGTGTTTGTGAAGGAAAATTAGGCTTATTGAGACCTATGGTTCCTGTTTCATTTGGAGTATTATCTAAAGGAG GTTAcatgtcattattattaccaACTTGGCAAACACAACTGGAACCAGTTGGTGAACCTGCAACTCAATTGGAGCAACGTTTACCAGTTGAATTAGTTAGACAAGAAAGACTTACCAGAGCGTTCACAGCAAGAGCGCATTGGGAGCTATCTACCACATTAACCAGTAATCATTTATTGGCAATAGTTGCTTTGGCAAATACTTTAATGTCAATGAACAATGCAACTTTTGTATCTGAACaagaaagaaatcgaaaaatgcaTAG ACCAGGTAATAGATCAGCGGTTAGTTGGAACaaagcagaagaagaaaatgaGGAAATTTATACTGCGCAACAAGCACAGATCAAACAAGGTTGGTCCCTTTTGGCAACACTACATTGCGTGCTCTTGCCTGATAAAGTAACTGCACAAGGTGGTGCAAAGACATTTAAGCGACCTCAAGTCGAAATGATGGCAAGGAGATGGCAACATCAGTGTCTTGAG ATACGTGAAGCAGCTCAAGCTTTATTACTCGCTGAATTAACTAGAATGGGGCCAAAAGGAAGGAAAACACTTGTAGACAGTTGGTCACAATATTTACCAATGTATAGTACTCAAGAACCCATTGCACCGCAAGTACAGAACCAAAGTCCTCCAGCATCTGGCAGTCCAGTACCTACAACTGAAACCCatcaagaagaagaagatgaagaagaggaATTGACTGAAG CTAGGAAACCTTCGAGTGTAGCGGAATTGAAACGGAAGCAGACAACAGCAGTTGTATTACTAGGTGTAATAGGAGCTGAATTTGGTCAGGATGTTGCTACTATGAATCAAAGAAGAGATAATGATCAAAGACGAAAAAGCTCAATCGTAGAAGGTTTTGGAATAGGAAACAATGATCTTGCCAGACATACTACTATGGCACTTACACATCTGTTACATGCACCTCACTCACCAAAGTTGCCCTTACACACAGCTTTAAGAAGGGCAGCAATTGATCTTATTGGTAGAGGATTCACTGTCTGGGAACTGTATCTTGATGTgtcaaaa GTATTATTAGGACTTTTGGAAATGTGCTGCGATGCAGATAAATTAGTACCAAGCATGACATATGGCCTTCCACTTACACCTCAGGCAGATACATGTCGTACAGCACGTCATGCTTTAACTTTAATAGCCACTGCAAGACCCGCAGCATTCATTACTACGATGGCACGGGAAGTGGCTAGGTACAATACACTACAACAAAATGCGCAAACGTTAAATGTAAATATGGGTGCAAGTGTTTTAGCTAGGGCAAAACCAGAAATACTCAGAATTGTTGAACAATTAATCGACAAAATGCAAAGCGAAATGAGCGATCTTTTAGTGGAG GTCAtggatattattttacattgcttGGACCCAGGTCATCTGAAAACCAAACCATTAAATGATGTATTCCCAGCCGTATGTAGATTTAATCAA GTAAGTCATTGTCCAGCAACCCGCAGGATAGCAGTAGGTAGTCGAAACGGTCAACTCGCTCTGTACGAACTGCGAGGTAACGTTAAATGCCAAACAGTACCTGCGCATTCGGGATCTGTAACAGCGTTAGCATTTTCACCTGAGGGCAAGTTCCTGGTTAGTTACTCTTGTACGGAAAACAAGTTATGTTTTTGGCAg CAAACAAGTAGCGGAATGTTTGGTCTAGGAAATTCACAAACGCGTTGCGTTAAGTCATATAGTACCGCGCCAATTAATGATGTAGCGCGATTAAATCCTATGCGACTAGCTCGTCTAATATGGATAAATAACCGAACCGTTACGTTGATGCTTGCTGACGGATCTGAAACACGGTTCAACGTATAA
- the Rbcn-3B gene encoding WD repeat-containing protein Rbcn-3B isoform X10, with product MTVGTSLVVPIVLWGRIAPTHCISCIYLSRDQKTLVTGCYDGQICLWQVDPEVLKMTPRCLLVGHTAPIMCLSRASVIMEQNYIVSSSESGEMCTWDLVDGKCREAVKLSSVHTQMLPYVSAGGEDVRLFCSGYYPEVLVMDPFSLEVLFTLSSRVNPDWISALHVLRPAKRKDDVVLALTTTGTVKVWTLLGHENRNSEPLYEHESKQIQCLNALAMTCCPYNQRTVLIVCSKDWQIYDAGDFSVLCSISAPHGERWMAGDFLAADRVIIWSDEGRGYLYKLPANSVADNKNYHTASVEYDQPYLYCTLTQPGDKPLSCPPAMRLVTVQKQNKTLKYLLRGDSEGVVVLWTVPEVTTQQLTQICQSDRSTPLSLPPAVKTSLTTAWKEMKPPPIGILDQLDSGDGHGIKLTASIYLPQQSRLVVGREDGSIIIVPATQTVMLQLLHGNHQQYDDWPPHQILLGHSGRVNCLLYPHGAAPRYDRVHLVSGSVDFAVCLWDLYAGTLIHRFCVHAGEITQLMVPPDNCSPRIQKCVCSVASDHSVTLLSLAERKCVVLASRHLFPVVTIKWRPLDDFMIVGCSDGAVYVWQMETGHLDRVLHGIIAEEVLYACDENTMTASGGSAAGGELGLANPAVHFFRGLRHRNLSAIRHATQRGLHQLQQLHGGQGPDHGNQIKAKGAPLMIQGFRSNPKDPESHILFFDIEALIVQLLSDEYGAMSPGSLEAQGLISASEYQKVAALTQSASPDAHKKIADFFGRVKDKAGDVERILKEKDRHGILAKMKEGAENVHTKIQAKVESVGLKPSTLDGKGENWNNSDAAKNNLKRNGAFNEPNATMEVAQLILSLLHSWGLDPDLDRVCEGKLGLLRPMVPVSFGVLSKGGYMSLLLPTWQTQLEPVGEPATQLEQRLPVELVRQERLTRAFTARAHWELSTTLTSNHLLAIVALANTLMSMNNATFVSEQERNRKMHRPGNRSAVSWNKAEEENEEIYTAQQAQIKQGWSLLATLHCVLLPDKVTAQGGAKTFKRPQVEMMARRWQHQCLEIREAAQALLLAELTRMGPKGRKTLVDSWSQYLPMYSTQEPIAPQVQNQSPPASGSPVPTTETHQEEEDEEEELTEAEINTARKPSSVAELKRKQTTAVVLLGVIGAEFGQDVATMNQRRDNDQRRKSSIVEGFGIGNNDLARHTTMALTHLLHAPHSPKLPLHTALRRAAIDLIGRGFTVWELYLDVSKVLLGLLEMCCDADKLVPSMTYGLPLTPQADTCRTARHALTLIATARPAAFITTMAREVARYNTLQQNAQTLNVNMGASVLARAKPEILRIVEQLIDKMQSEMSDLLVEVMDIILHCLDPGHLKTKPLNDVFPAVCRFNQVSHCPATRRIAVGSRNGQLALYELRGNVKCQTVPAHSGSVTALAFSPEGKFLVSYSCTENKLCFWQQTSSGMFGLGNSQTRCVKSYSTAPINDVARLNPMRLARLIWINNRTVTLMLADGSETRFNV from the exons atgacaGTTGGTACAAGTTTGGTAGTACCTATAGTCCTATGGGGTCGCATAGCTCCGACTCATTGCATTTCCTGTATTTATTTATCCCGAGATCAAAAAACTTTGGTAACAGGATGTTATGATGGTCAAATATGTTTGTGGCAAGTAGATCCTGAAGtattaaag ATGACTCCAAGATGTTTACTCGTTGGTCATACTGCTCCAATAATGTGCCTCAGTCGAGCAAGCGTTATTATGGAACAGAATTATATTGTTAGTAGCAGTGAAAGCGGGGAAATGTGTACTTGGGATTTAGTCGATGGAAAATGTAGAGAAGCTGTGAAACTTAGCAGTGTTCATACACAAATGTTGCCTTATGTCTCTGCTGGTGGAGAAGATGTTAGACTTTTTTGTTCTGG atattatCCTGAGGTTTTAGTAATGGACCCCTTCAGTTTGGAAGTTTTATTTACTCTGAGTTCACGTGTTAATCCCGATTGGATCAGTGCATTGCACGTTTTGCGGCCGGCCAAACGGAAAG ACGACGTTGTGCTGGCCTTAACAACAACTGGCACGGTGAAGGTGTGGACTCTTCTTGGACATGAGAATCGAAATAGCGAACCCCTTTATGAACATGAAAGTAAACAGATACAATGTCTTAATGCACTTGCGATGACCTGTTGTCCATATAATCAGAGGACTGTGTTAATCGTGTGTTCTAAAGACTGGCAG ATATATGATGCTGGTGATTTCTCAGTCCTGTGTTCAATTTCTGCACCTCATGGTGAACGATGGATGGCTGGAGATTTTCTAGCTGCAGATAGAGTCATTATTTGGAGTGATGAAGGTCGTGGTTACCTGTATAAATTACCAGCTAA tAGCGTTGCAGACAATAAGAATTATCATACTGCAAGTGTTGAATATGACCAACCGTACTTGTACTGTACTCTGACACAACCCGGAGATAAG CCTTTATCGTGTCCACCAGCAATGCGATTAGTTACAGTTCAAAAGCAGaataaaacattaaagtatttattacgTGGTGATAGCGAGGGTGTTGTTGTTCTGTGGACAGTGCCAGAAGTAACGACTCAACAACTAACTCAAATCTGTCAAAGTGATCGCTCAACACCTCTCTCTTTGCCCCCAGCAGTAAAAACAAGTCTCACTACTGCTTGGAAAGAAATGAAACCACCACCGATTGGTATACTAGATCAACTAGACAGTGGAGACGGACatggtataaaattaacagCTAGCATATATTTACCACAACAAAGTCGCTTAGTTGTTGGTAGGGAAGACGGCAGTATTATCATTGTTCCTGCAACGCAAACAGTCATGCTGCAATTGCTTCATGGCAATCATCAGCAATATGAtg ATTGGCCTCCGCACCAAATACTTTTAGGCCATTCTGGTAGAGTGAATTGTCTTTTATATCCACATGGAGCTGCACCGCGTTACGATCGGGTACACCTTGTTTCCGGTTCTGTCGATTTTGCTGTTTGCCTATGGGATCTTTATGCTGGAACGCTAATTCATAGATTTTGCGTCCACGCTGGTGAAATTACACAATTAATGGTGCCACCTGATAATTGTAGT cCTAGAATACAAAAGTGCGTTTGCAGTGTTGCATCAGACCACAGTGTGACTTTATTGTCACTAGCAGAGAGAAAATGTGTTGTTCTTGCTTCTCGTCATCTGTTTCCAGTTGTTACAATAAAATGGAGACCACTGGATGACTTTATGATAGTAGGATGTTCAGACGGGGCTGTATACGTATGGCAAATGGAAACTGGTCACTTAGATCGTGTATTACATG GTATTATTGCTGAGGAGGTACTCTACGCTTGTGACGAAAATACAATGACAGCATCTGGTGGATCAGCTGCTGGTGGTGAATTAGGCTTAGCCAATCCTGCTGTGCATTTTTTTAG AGGCTTAAGACACAGAAATCTATCTGCGATCAGACATGCAACACAGAGGGGGTTGCATCAGTTACAACAACTTCATGGTGGGCAGGGACCCGACCATGGAAATCAAATAAAAGCAAAAGGCGCTCCCTTAATGATTCAAGGCTTCAGAAGTAATCCCAAAGATCCAGAaagtcatattttattttttgatatagAAGCTTTAATAG TGCAATTACTTAGCGATGAATATGGAGCAATGTCACCTGGTTCTTTGGAAGCACAAGGTCTAATTTCAGCTTCGGAGTATCAAAAGGTTGCAGCCCTTACACAATCTGCTAGCCCAGACGCTCACAAGAAAATTGCAG ACTTTTTTGGTCGTGTCAAGGATAAAGCAGGCGACGTTGAACGAATTTTAAAGGAAAAGGATCGTCACG GTATATTGGCTAAAATGAAGGAGGGTGCAGAGAACGTACACACTAAAATTCAGGCCAAAGTGGAAAGTGTTGGCCTCAAGCCGTCCACTCTTGACGGCAAAG GTGAAAACTGGAACAATAGTGATGCtgctaaaaataatttaaaacgaaatGGAGCTTTTAATGAACCAAATGCAACTATGGAAGTAGCTCAGCTTATATTGAGTCTGTTACATTCTTGGGGTTTGGATCCAGATTTGGACCGTGTTTGTGAAGGAAAATTAGGCTTATTGAGACCTATGGTTCCTGTTTCATTTGGAGTATTATCTAAAGGAG GTTAcatgtcattattattaccaACTTGGCAAACACAACTGGAACCAGTTGGTGAACCTGCAACTCAATTGGAGCAACGTTTACCAGTTGAATTAGTTAGACAAGAAAGACTTACCAGAGCGTTCACAGCAAGAGCGCATTGGGAGCTATCTACCACATTAACCAGTAATCATTTATTGGCAATAGTTGCTTTGGCAAATACTTTAATGTCAATGAACAATGCAACTTTTGTATCTGAACaagaaagaaatcgaaaaatgcaTAG ACCAGGTAATAGATCAGCGGTTAGTTGGAACaaagcagaagaagaaaatgaGGAAATTTATACTGCGCAACAAGCACAGATCAAACAAGGTTGGTCCCTTTTGGCAACACTACATTGCGTGCTCTTGCCTGATAAAGTAACTGCACAAGGTGGTGCAAAGACATTTAAGCGACCTCAAGTCGAAATGATGGCAAGGAGATGGCAACATCAGTGTCTTGAG ATACGTGAAGCAGCTCAAGCTTTATTACTCGCTGAATTAACTAGAATGGGGCCAAAAGGAAGGAAAACACTTGTAGACAGTTGGTCACAATATTTACCAATGTATAGTACTCAAGAACCCATTGCACCGCAAGTACAGAACCAAAGTCCTCCAGCATCTGGCAGTCCAGTACCTACAACTGAAACCCatcaagaagaagaagatgaagaagaggaATTGACTGAAG CAGAAATAAATACAGCTAGGAAACCTTCGAGTGTAGCGGAATTGAAACGGAAGCAGACAACAGCAGTTGTATTACTAGGTGTAATAGGAGCTGAATTTGGTCAGGATGTTGCTACTATGAATCAAAGAAGAGATAATGATCAAAGACGAAAAAGCTCAATCGTAGAAGGTTTTGGAATAGGAAACAATGATCTTGCCAGACATACTACTATGGCACTTACACATCTGTTACATGCACCTCACTCACCAAAGTTGCCCTTACACACAGCTTTAAGAAGGGCAGCAATTGATCTTATTGGTAGAGGATTCACTGTCTGGGAACTGTATCTTGATGTgtcaaaa GTATTATTAGGACTTTTGGAAATGTGCTGCGATGCAGATAAATTAGTACCAAGCATGACATATGGCCTTCCACTTACACCTCAGGCAGATACATGTCGTACAGCACGTCATGCTTTAACTTTAATAGCCACTGCAAGACCCGCAGCATTCATTACTACGATGGCACGGGAAGTGGCTAGGTACAATACACTACAACAAAATGCGCAAACGTTAAATGTAAATATGGGTGCAAGTGTTTTAGCTAGGGCAAAACCAGAAATACTCAGAATTGTTGAACAATTAATCGACAAAATGCAAAGCGAAATGAGCGATCTTTTAGTGGAG GTCAtggatattattttacattgcttGGACCCAGGTCATCTGAAAACCAAACCATTAAATGATGTATTCCCAGCCGTATGTAGATTTAATCAA GTAAGTCATTGTCCAGCAACCCGCAGGATAGCAGTAGGTAGTCGAAACGGTCAACTCGCTCTGTACGAACTGCGAGGTAACGTTAAATGCCAAACAGTACCTGCGCATTCGGGATCTGTAACAGCGTTAGCATTTTCACCTGAGGGCAAGTTCCTGGTTAGTTACTCTTGTACGGAAAACAAGTTATGTTTTTGGCAg CAAACAAGTAGCGGAATGTTTGGTCTAGGAAATTCACAAACGCGTTGCGTTAAGTCATATAGTACCGCGCCAATTAATGATGTAGCGCGATTAAATCCTATGCGACTAGCTCGTCTAATATGGATAAATAACCGAACCGTTACGTTGATGCTTGCTGACGGATCTGAAACACGGTTCAACGTATAA